From Bos indicus isolate NIAB-ARS_2022 breed Sahiwal x Tharparkar chromosome 4, NIAB-ARS_B.indTharparkar_mat_pri_1.0, whole genome shotgun sequence, the proteins below share one genomic window:
- the LOC139182778 gene encoding translation machinery-associated protein 7-like, which yields MSGREGGKKKPLKQPKKQAKEMDEEDKAFKQKQKEEQKKLEELKAKAAGKGPLATGGN from the coding sequence ATGTCGGGCCGCGAAGGTGGCAAGAAGAAGCCCCTGAAGCAGCCGAAGAAGCAAGCCAAGGAGATGGACGAGGAAGATAAGGCATTCaagcagaagcagaaggaggAGCAGAAGAAACTTGAGGAGCTAAAAGCAAAGGCCGCGGGGAAAGGCCCCCTGGCCACCGGTGGGAATTAA